A genomic segment from Sorangium aterium encodes:
- a CDS encoding cellulose binding domain-containing protein, with translation MQYATRDAAATPAFLSFKIQVKNTGSASVPLQDVTIRYWFTADGFTSALMSNCDFASVTGGRDNIIRTFHEASGTDADHYLEIGFASATGSLAPGATSGYAEIAIYNANYDKLTQANDYSFSATATAFTPSMQVTGYRAGELAWGIEP, from the coding sequence GTGCAGTACGCCACGAGAGACGCCGCCGCCACCCCCGCCTTTCTCTCCTTCAAGATCCAGGTCAAGAACACCGGAAGTGCGAGCGTCCCGCTCCAGGATGTCACGATTCGCTACTGGTTCACGGCCGACGGTTTCACGTCGGCACTGATGAGCAACTGCGACTTCGCGTCGGTCACCGGTGGGCGCGACAACATCATCAGGACGTTTCACGAAGCGTCTGGCACGGACGCCGATCACTACCTCGAGATCGGCTTCGCATCCGCTACAGGCAGCCTCGCCCCGGGCGCCACCTCGGGATACGCAGAGATTGCCATCTACAACGCGAACTACGATAAGCTGACGCAGGCCAACGACTACTCCTTCAGCGCGACGGCGACCGCTTTCACGCCTTCGATGCAGGTGACCGGGTACCGCGCCGGCGAGCTCGCCTGGGGTATCGAGCCCTAA
- a CDS encoding SRPBCC family protein, which yields MEEVHVNVYIHAPVERVFDAVADHERFLRSGDGTHTKVVRPGLTEHNGLGALREVRVGKRIRYVEEITAFERPCSFDYQIVESTQPLRHQGSRLRFTPRGEGTEIDWTSRFDIPLPLVGKPLGSLARRMFIAAFTELLLAEKARLEASQPTRAT from the coding sequence ATGGAAGAGGTCCACGTCAACGTCTACATCCACGCACCGGTCGAGCGGGTCTTCGACGCGGTGGCTGACCACGAGCGCTTCCTGCGCTCCGGGGACGGCACCCATACGAAGGTCGTCCGGCCAGGGCTCACCGAGCACAACGGCCTCGGCGCCCTCCGCGAGGTGCGCGTCGGGAAGCGGATCCGCTACGTCGAGGAGATCACGGCCTTCGAGCGGCCGTGCTCGTTCGACTACCAGATCGTCGAGAGCACGCAGCCGCTCCGGCACCAGGGCTCGCGTCTCCGCTTCACCCCGCGCGGCGAGGGCACGGAGATCGACTGGACATCGCGCTTCGACATCCCGCTGCCGCTCGTCGGCAAGCCGCTCGGATCGCTCGCCAGGCGCATGTTCATCGCGGCGTTCACCGAGCTGCTGCTCGCCGAAAAGGCGCGGCTCGAGGCCTCGCAGCCCACGCGCGCCACGTGA
- a CDS encoding FAD-dependent monooxygenase has translation MTGALDALVVGGGPTGLTMAGELARRGLTVRIVDKATEPPPDHSRALAVQTRTMELFSRMGLLGAAMEHAVRVGGLNVLLSNGRRARLPILDFPELSTPIPGIFTVQQFDTERVLGSRLAGLGVTLERGVELASYTQDSAGVSCTLRRADGSIEEVRARWLLGCDGARSAVRKGADIAFEGDTYDDHCMLGDLIVDWPLPDGDIYISPSRRGVGVAFPVPGTHRFRVVLIQPEPSPAHGAPVSLEEFEAAMREMIPVSFKVERAIVLSRYRLHHRVATRLRKGRIFLAGDAAHIHSPAGGQGMNTGIQDAYNLAWKLAAVERGRMPAWLLDTYELERLPVARRLVDFTDRLFGLMAGHGPLGRTLRAVAPRLAVRLLGIPAVQRRIVGFLSQLKIRYRNSPLSVQIGSPPERGPHAGDRAPDVVLRSEAGAQVHLFDLMRGAEWMLLLFTGPQADGGAREQARKLAAQLGGPDLEALVIGAPEAGGYADPDGHAHATYGAASAAAVLVRPDGHVSVRSDPLDEGELHRALDRLFTRRAEADGGQGERR, from the coding sequence ATGACAGGAGCACTGGATGCGCTGGTGGTCGGTGGAGGGCCGACCGGGTTGACGATGGCCGGGGAGCTCGCCCGGCGGGGGCTCACGGTGCGGATCGTGGACAAGGCAACGGAGCCGCCGCCGGATCACTCGCGGGCGCTCGCCGTGCAGACGCGGACGATGGAGCTCTTCAGCAGGATGGGGCTCCTCGGTGCCGCCATGGAACACGCCGTGCGCGTGGGAGGGCTCAACGTCCTCCTCTCGAACGGACGGCGCGCCCGGCTGCCGATCCTCGACTTCCCGGAGCTATCCACGCCGATCCCGGGCATCTTCACCGTCCAGCAGTTCGACACCGAGCGCGTCCTGGGCTCCCGGCTAGCCGGGCTCGGCGTGACGCTCGAGCGCGGCGTCGAGCTCGCCTCCTACACGCAGGACAGCGCCGGCGTCTCCTGCACGCTCCGCCGGGCCGATGGGAGCATCGAGGAGGTGCGCGCCAGGTGGCTCCTCGGCTGCGACGGCGCGCGCAGCGCCGTCCGCAAGGGCGCGGACATCGCCTTCGAGGGCGACACCTACGACGATCACTGCATGCTCGGCGACCTCATCGTCGACTGGCCGCTGCCGGACGGCGACATCTACATCAGCCCCTCGCGTCGCGGCGTCGGAGTGGCCTTTCCGGTGCCCGGCACGCATCGGTTCCGGGTCGTCCTCATCCAGCCCGAGCCGTCGCCGGCGCACGGCGCGCCGGTCTCGCTCGAGGAGTTCGAGGCCGCGATGCGCGAGATGATCCCGGTGTCGTTCAAGGTCGAGAGGGCGATCGTCCTCTCGCGCTACCGGCTGCACCACCGCGTGGCCACGCGGCTGCGCAAGGGCCGGATCTTCCTCGCCGGAGACGCGGCGCATATCCACAGCCCGGCCGGGGGGCAGGGCATGAACACCGGAATCCAGGACGCCTACAACCTGGCGTGGAAGCTCGCAGCCGTCGAACGAGGCCGGATGCCAGCATGGCTGCTGGACACCTACGAGCTGGAGCGGCTGCCTGTCGCCCGTCGGCTCGTCGATTTCACGGACCGCCTCTTCGGGCTCATGGCAGGGCACGGTCCGCTGGGCCGGACGCTGCGCGCGGTCGCGCCGCGCCTCGCGGTCCGCCTCCTCGGCATCCCCGCCGTGCAGCGCCGGATCGTGGGATTCCTCTCGCAGCTCAAGATCCGCTACCGGAACAGCCCGCTCTCCGTGCAGATCGGAAGCCCTCCCGAGCGCGGGCCCCACGCCGGGGATCGCGCGCCGGACGTCGTGCTGCGCAGCGAGGCGGGCGCGCAGGTCCACCTCTTCGACCTGATGCGCGGCGCAGAATGGATGCTGCTGCTCTTCACCGGCCCGCAGGCGGACGGCGGGGCGCGCGAGCAGGCACGGAAGCTCGCCGCGCAGCTCGGGGGACCCGACCTCGAGGCCCTGGTCATCGGCGCGCCCGAGGCCGGAGGCTATGCGGATCCCGACGGGCACGCCCACGCGACGTACGGCGCCGCGTCGGCGGCCGCCGTCCTCGTCCGGCCCGACGGCCATGTCAGCGTGCGCAGCGATCCGCTCGACGAGGGCGAGCTCCACCGGGCCCTCGACCGGCTCTTCACGCGCAGGGCCGAGGCCGACGGTGGCCAGGGAGAGCGCCGATGA
- a CDS encoding TetR/AcrR family transcriptional regulator, with the protein MSRRPRSSDTLTEAQKKIVEAAVAAFAEQGFHGTATRDIARRAGVAEATIFKYFPSKRDLLLGVLGPAIEHLVGPAMARSMDPLFDASYPTFEAFLRALLAERTAFVRAHPQLARILAQELPFDAELRIGIASRVYAPILAKGIALIERFQREGQIVPWPPPLVLRCIVSTFAGYILHRVFIAPDAAWDDEAEIERVIAFVSRGLSPGQPA; encoded by the coding sequence ATGAGCCGACGACCGCGCTCGAGCGACACGCTGACCGAGGCGCAGAAGAAGATCGTCGAGGCCGCGGTGGCGGCCTTCGCCGAGCAGGGCTTCCACGGGACCGCGACGCGGGACATCGCCCGGCGCGCAGGGGTCGCCGAGGCGACGATCTTCAAGTACTTCCCGAGCAAGAGGGACCTCCTCCTGGGGGTGCTCGGTCCCGCCATCGAGCACCTCGTGGGGCCCGCGATGGCGCGCTCCATGGATCCGCTCTTCGACGCGAGCTACCCGACCTTCGAGGCGTTCCTGCGGGCGCTCCTCGCCGAGCGCACCGCGTTCGTCCGCGCGCACCCGCAGCTCGCGCGCATCCTCGCGCAGGAGCTGCCGTTCGACGCCGAGCTGCGGATCGGCATCGCCAGCCGGGTGTACGCGCCGATCCTCGCGAAGGGGATCGCCCTGATCGAGCGCTTCCAGCGCGAAGGGCAGATCGTCCCGTGGCCGCCGCCCCTCGTCCTGCGCTGCATCGTCTCGACGTTCGCGGGGTACATCCTCCACCGCGTGTTCATCGCTCCCGACGCGGCGTGGGACGACGAGGCGGAGATCGAGCGGGTCATCGCGTTCGTGAGCCGCGGCCTCTCGCCCGGCCAGCCAGCGTGA
- a CDS encoding Hsp33 family molecular chaperone HslO, translating into MPRPSDSVVRAITMDGAFRVITALTTETVRGAVAVQAATGATAQRLGELITGAILVREAMAPNLRVQAIVKGAAGHGSLVADSHPDGTSRGLVNLGKGATAESAVEIGGGSLLQVMRTLPSGMLHQGVVEIPTEGGISAGLMAYMQESEQVVSMIAVATLIGEDGVGASGGYLVQLLPEVERGPLMVMTERLKDFERLDDVLAHEGASADVLLGELLYGMPFSRLDDSPLSFSCRCSELRVMATLASLPRSDIEEMVTDGKVLDIRCDYCGKDYQVSPSQLRSLLTTS; encoded by the coding sequence TTGCCCCGACCTTCTGATTCCGTCGTCCGTGCCATCACGATGGATGGCGCCTTTCGCGTCATCACGGCGCTGACCACCGAGACCGTGCGGGGGGCCGTCGCGGTGCAAGCTGCGACCGGCGCGACCGCGCAGCGGCTGGGAGAGCTGATCACCGGCGCCATCCTCGTGCGCGAGGCGATGGCCCCGAACCTGCGGGTCCAGGCGATCGTCAAGGGCGCGGCCGGTCACGGGAGCCTGGTGGCCGACTCGCACCCGGACGGCACGAGCCGCGGCCTGGTCAACCTCGGCAAGGGGGCCACGGCGGAGAGCGCGGTGGAGATCGGCGGAGGGTCGCTGCTTCAGGTCATGCGCACGCTGCCGAGCGGCATGCTCCACCAGGGGGTCGTCGAGATCCCGACCGAGGGCGGCATCTCCGCGGGCCTGATGGCGTACATGCAGGAATCGGAGCAGGTCGTCTCCATGATCGCGGTGGCGACGCTGATCGGCGAGGACGGCGTCGGCGCCTCCGGCGGCTACCTCGTGCAGCTGCTCCCGGAGGTCGAGCGCGGTCCGCTCATGGTGATGACCGAGCGGCTCAAGGATTTCGAGCGCCTCGACGACGTGCTCGCGCACGAGGGAGCCTCGGCGGACGTGCTGCTCGGCGAGCTGCTCTACGGCATGCCGTTCTCGCGGCTCGACGACTCGCCGCTCAGCTTCAGCTGCCGCTGCAGCGAGCTCCGGGTCATGGCCACGCTGGCGAGCCTGCCGCGGAGCGACATCGAGGAGATGGTCACGGACGGGAAGGTCCTCGACATCCGCTGCGATTATTGCGGGAAGGACTACCAGGTGTCGCCGTCGCAGCTCCGCTCGCTGCTGACCACGAGCTGA
- a CDS encoding OmpA family protein: MPARTQGTHPTAALAAALCLLGAAAHAEAQEPARPEGFALDRFQPAPAGDRMFGVQSAYTAGSATPHIMLLGDYAQDPLVLRRLSGNEEFGDGKVVGSQLLLHLSASLSLWERLTVNIDLPLALQSGDGGAASGALLPQPTSSALGDLRLGARATLFGGYFDPFQIALGGYVWLPTGDPEAYSGDGSVRGGPQLVLGGHLDRAVWSLAAGPEFRSTKQFANVEQGMTVHWGAGLGLLLDDERRLQIGPEITGAITVTDVQQRTTNLEALLGGRYRFADDFEAGLGVGPGLTPGVGTPSFRAVAMVAYSPEVKPPVQDQDADGIADADDACPHTAGVRSPDRAKNGCPPPKDADHDGILDAVDACPAVAGVASPDPKKNGCPPPGDRDKDGITDDVDACPEQAGPANDDPKQHGCPPPPDRDGDKVPDASDACPDLAGLVTTDPATNGCPGDTDGDGIRDDKDACPNEKGKPNEDPTQNGCPVAVRVTETEIVILQQVQFDIGKATIRPVSNELLDEVAGVLKDHPEILKIEVQGHTDDRGTRQFNTKLSQARAESVLKALVDRGIAAQRMQAKGYGPDVPIAENKTEAGRQKNRRVQFNIIEKEKKQP; encoded by the coding sequence ATGCCGGCTCGTACACAGGGGACCCATCCGACGGCCGCGCTCGCGGCGGCGCTGTGCCTGCTCGGCGCAGCGGCTCACGCCGAGGCGCAGGAACCCGCGAGACCCGAAGGCTTCGCGCTCGACAGGTTCCAGCCTGCGCCCGCCGGCGACAGGATGTTCGGAGTCCAGTCCGCCTACACGGCAGGGAGCGCCACACCCCACATCATGCTCCTCGGCGATTATGCCCAGGATCCGCTCGTGTTGCGGCGGTTGTCGGGGAACGAGGAGTTCGGTGACGGCAAGGTCGTAGGCAGCCAGCTCCTGCTCCACCTGAGCGCCTCGCTCTCTCTTTGGGAGCGCCTCACGGTGAACATCGATCTGCCGCTCGCGCTCCAGTCGGGCGACGGCGGGGCCGCCTCCGGCGCCTTGCTGCCGCAGCCGACCAGCAGCGCCCTCGGGGATCTCCGGCTCGGCGCGCGCGCGACGCTCTTCGGCGGCTACTTCGATCCGTTCCAGATCGCCCTCGGCGGCTACGTGTGGCTGCCGACCGGCGACCCCGAGGCGTATTCGGGCGACGGCAGCGTGCGCGGCGGTCCGCAGCTCGTCCTCGGCGGCCACCTGGATCGCGCGGTGTGGTCGCTCGCCGCGGGGCCGGAGTTCCGGTCCACGAAGCAGTTTGCCAACGTCGAGCAGGGCATGACGGTGCACTGGGGCGCCGGCCTCGGGCTGCTGCTCGACGACGAGCGACGCCTGCAGATCGGCCCCGAGATCACCGGCGCGATCACGGTCACCGATGTCCAGCAGCGCACGACCAACCTGGAAGCCCTGCTCGGCGGGCGCTACCGCTTCGCGGACGACTTCGAGGCCGGGCTCGGCGTGGGCCCTGGCCTCACCCCCGGCGTCGGCACCCCCTCGTTCCGCGCGGTGGCCATGGTCGCCTACTCGCCCGAGGTGAAGCCGCCCGTGCAGGACCAGGACGCCGACGGCATCGCCGACGCGGACGACGCCTGCCCGCACACCGCGGGCGTCCGCAGCCCGGATCGCGCGAAGAACGGCTGTCCGCCGCCCAAGGACGCGGACCACGACGGCATCCTCGACGCGGTCGACGCCTGCCCCGCCGTGGCCGGCGTCGCCTCGCCGGACCCGAAGAAGAACGGCTGCCCGCCGCCAGGGGACCGCGACAAGGACGGCATCACGGACGACGTCGACGCGTGCCCGGAGCAGGCCGGCCCGGCGAACGACGACCCGAAGCAGCACGGGTGCCCGCCGCCGCCCGATCGCGACGGGGACAAGGTCCCCGATGCGTCGGACGCCTGCCCGGATCTGGCCGGCCTCGTCACGACCGACCCGGCCACGAACGGCTGCCCGGGCGACACCGACGGCGACGGCATCCGCGACGACAAGGACGCCTGCCCGAACGAGAAGGGCAAGCCGAACGAAGATCCGACGCAGAACGGGTGCCCGGTCGCGGTCCGGGTGACCGAGACCGAGATCGTCATCCTGCAGCAGGTTCAGTTCGACATCGGCAAGGCGACCATCCGGCCGGTGAGCAACGAGCTGCTCGACGAGGTCGCCGGCGTGCTCAAGGACCACCCGGAGATCCTCAAGATCGAGGTTCAGGGCCACACGGACGACCGCGGCACGCGCCAGTTCAACACGAAGCTGAGCCAGGCCCGCGCGGAGTCGGTGCTGAAGGCGCTCGTCGATCGCGGCATCGCCGCCCAGCGCATGCAGGCGAAGGGCTACGGGCCCGACGTCCCGATCGCGGAGAACAAGACCGAGGCGGGTCGCCAGAAGAACCGGCGCGTCCAGTTCAACATCATCGAGAAGGAAAAGAAGCAGCCCTAG
- a CDS encoding superoxide dismutase: MAREPKNFDNLLGGNAKGLSDLQLKAHFTLYQGYVKKLNEIWEQLGKADRSAPNYSYNAYSELKRREPVAFNGTVLHELYFENIGNGSTQPSAQSKKLIEASFGSFDAWLADAKAALLSAHGWTVLVYDYQEQKLFNNLIRTEHDVGLFANTHIMVAVDAWEHAYFADYQTKKADYVANVLSGLNWDVINARLAQIGPHAQQG; the protein is encoded by the coding sequence ATGGCGCGCGAACCCAAGAACTTCGACAACCTCCTCGGCGGCAACGCCAAGGGCTTGAGCGACCTGCAGCTCAAGGCGCACTTCACGCTGTACCAGGGCTACGTGAAGAAGCTCAACGAGATCTGGGAGCAGCTTGGCAAGGCGGACCGCAGCGCGCCGAACTACTCGTACAACGCGTACAGCGAGCTGAAGCGTCGCGAGCCGGTCGCCTTCAACGGTACGGTGCTCCACGAGCTGTACTTCGAGAACATCGGCAACGGCTCGACGCAGCCGAGCGCCCAGTCGAAGAAGCTCATCGAGGCGTCGTTCGGCAGCTTCGACGCCTGGCTGGCCGACGCGAAGGCGGCGCTCCTCAGCGCGCACGGCTGGACGGTGCTCGTGTACGACTACCAGGAGCAGAAGCTCTTCAATAACCTCATCCGGACCGAGCACGATGTCGGTCTGTTCGCGAACACGCATATCATGGTCGCCGTCGACGCCTGGGAGCACGCGTACTTTGCGGACTACCAGACCAAGAAGGCGGACTATGTGGCCAACGTCCTCTCGGGCCTGAACTGGGACGTGATCAACGCGCGCCTCGCGCAGATCGGGCCGCACGCTCAGCAGGGTTGA
- a CDS encoding GNAT family N-acetyltransferase, which yields MSKAEPSTRAVGEESLIYVRRIHRRDLNRVWEFLKKVFRDVNRETVEYQRPRSKKRFLEVYEEEGVEQLLFEVRAAHGQEIVGYAECAFEITGTDNWMNERYFTKHDMRPLFVEELAVHPEYQGRGVGAFMLEQLEHLARIHGCTHLVLEVAENNIGALKFYRKRSFYRLDAAIFMAKKVAVDAELLPPRALKKPRNPDALGAPAKPKRAPRKPLKARGGEKRSSAPPPTSRLPGPATDEESDPLDEVETDGGGDPP from the coding sequence ATGAGCAAGGCCGAGCCGAGCACCCGCGCCGTCGGGGAAGAGAGCCTCATCTACGTGCGCCGGATCCACCGGCGCGACCTGAACCGGGTCTGGGAATTCCTCAAGAAGGTGTTCCGTGACGTCAACCGGGAGACGGTCGAATACCAGCGGCCTCGCTCGAAGAAGCGGTTCCTCGAGGTCTACGAAGAAGAAGGGGTCGAGCAGCTCCTCTTCGAGGTCCGAGCGGCGCATGGTCAGGAGATCGTCGGCTACGCGGAGTGCGCCTTCGAGATCACCGGGACCGATAACTGGATGAACGAGCGCTACTTCACGAAGCACGACATGCGCCCGCTCTTCGTCGAGGAGCTCGCGGTCCACCCCGAGTACCAGGGCCGCGGCGTCGGCGCCTTCATGCTCGAGCAGCTCGAGCACCTCGCGCGTATCCACGGTTGCACCCACCTCGTGCTGGAGGTGGCCGAGAACAACATCGGCGCCCTCAAGTTCTACCGGAAGCGCAGCTTCTACCGGCTCGACGCCGCGATCTTCATGGCGAAGAAGGTCGCTGTCGACGCGGAGCTCCTGCCGCCTCGGGCGCTCAAGAAGCCCCGCAACCCGGACGCGCTCGGCGCGCCCGCGAAGCCGAAGCGAGCGCCGCGAAAACCGCTGAAGGCGCGCGGCGGCGAGAAGAGGTCGAGCGCCCCGCCGCCGACGTCGCGCCTGCCCGGCCCCGCGACGGACGAGGAGAGCGATCCGCTCGACGAGGTGGAGACCGACGGCGGGGGCGACCCGCCGTGA
- a CDS encoding acetylglutamate kinase — MGSTQDVIVRLLRNLGSRKEVEQYLKQYAAVDQQKFAIIKVGGAILDEDLEALATSLVFLNQVGLYPVVIHGAGPQLDRALAQAGIPTERVNGLRVTTPRILEIARRVFLRENLRLVEALEEMGTRTRPITAGVFEASLLDEERLGLVGKVERVHVDAVRSSLRAGHLPILACLGETPGGQILNINADVAARELALATQPFKMIFLTSTGGLLDEHGRIISAINLEEDFAGLMAQPSLNGGMRLKLQEIKLLLDGLPATSSVSITSPDHLAKELFTHTGSGTLVRRGERILRHDALDDAIDRIRLRDLLEACFQRKLDEHYFDKKPFYRIYLSDSYRATAILTLDPGGRAPLTPYLDKFAVTSEAQGVGIGGSLWTRMKNENPKLFWRARNGNEINPWYFQQAEGSYRNENWTVFWYGLSSFDDIRACIDHALSLPATLRQHGRA, encoded by the coding sequence ATGGGTTCGACGCAAGACGTCATCGTCCGCCTGCTCAGGAACCTCGGCAGCCGCAAGGAGGTCGAGCAGTACCTGAAGCAGTACGCGGCCGTCGATCAGCAGAAGTTCGCCATCATCAAGGTCGGCGGCGCCATCCTCGATGAGGACCTCGAGGCGCTCGCGACCTCGCTCGTGTTCCTGAACCAGGTCGGGCTGTACCCCGTCGTCATCCATGGCGCCGGGCCGCAGCTCGATCGGGCGCTCGCCCAGGCGGGCATCCCGACGGAGCGGGTCAACGGCCTGCGCGTCACGACGCCCCGCATCCTGGAGATCGCCCGCCGCGTCTTCCTCCGCGAGAACCTGCGGCTCGTCGAGGCGCTCGAGGAGATGGGCACGCGCACGCGGCCGATCACGGCGGGCGTCTTCGAGGCCTCTCTGCTCGACGAGGAGCGCCTCGGGCTGGTCGGCAAGGTCGAGCGCGTCCATGTCGACGCGGTGAGGTCCAGCCTCCGCGCCGGGCACCTGCCGATCCTGGCCTGCCTCGGGGAGACGCCGGGCGGGCAGATCCTCAACATCAACGCCGACGTCGCCGCGCGCGAGCTCGCGCTCGCGACGCAGCCGTTCAAGATGATCTTCCTCACGAGCACGGGCGGTCTCCTCGACGAGCACGGGCGCATCATCTCGGCGATCAACCTCGAGGAGGATTTCGCGGGCCTGATGGCCCAGCCCTCGCTGAACGGGGGCATGCGCCTCAAGCTGCAGGAGATCAAGCTCCTGCTCGACGGGCTGCCCGCGACCTCCTCGGTCTCGATCACATCGCCCGATCACCTGGCGAAGGAGCTCTTCACGCACACGGGCTCTGGCACGCTCGTCCGCCGCGGCGAGCGGATCCTGCGGCACGACGCGCTGGACGACGCCATCGACCGCATCCGGCTCCGCGATCTGCTCGAGGCGTGCTTCCAGCGGAAGCTCGACGAGCACTACTTCGACAAGAAGCCTTTCTATCGCATCTACCTGTCCGACTCGTACCGGGCGACGGCGATCCTCACGCTCGACCCGGGCGGGAGGGCCCCGCTCACTCCGTACCTCGACAAGTTCGCGGTGACCTCGGAGGCGCAGGGCGTGGGAATCGGCGGCTCGCTCTGGACGCGGATGAAGAACGAGAACCCGAAGCTGTTCTGGCGCGCCCGGAACGGCAACGAGATCAACCCCTGGTATTTCCAGCAGGCCGAGGGCAGCTACCGCAACGAGAACTGGACGGTGTTCTGGTACGGCCTGTCGAGCTTCGACGACATCCGGGCCTGCATCGATCACGCGCTGTCCTTGCCGGCGACGCTGCGCCAGCACGGCAGGGCTTAA
- a CDS encoding N-acetylornithine carbamoyltransferase, translating to MRHFLTTMDYTRAEIEGLLERAQRFKRRPIEPRLKDRTIALVFFNPSLRTRTSFDVGIRELGGHAVVLEPGRSAWPIEFEEGIAMDGEPEEHIQEVARVLSRYADLIGVRAFPKFQRWEDDRQDKVLQGFARYATVPVVNLETITHPCQELALALTMKERLGRLDGKKFVLTWTYHPRPLNTAVANSAVLIASKLGMDVTLLCPSEEYHLDERYLDAARKSAEGNGQKLSITYDIKSAYEGAHVVYAKSWGAIPYFGRWEQEKPIRDRHKHFIVDEQKMALTAGGLFSHCLPVRRNVKVTDAVIDSPASMVIDEAENRLHVQKAVMDVLANGW from the coding sequence GCCGATCGAGCCGCGCCTCAAAGATCGCACCATCGCGCTCGTCTTCTTCAACCCATCGCTGCGGACGCGCACCTCCTTCGACGTCGGCATCCGCGAGCTCGGCGGCCACGCCGTCGTGCTCGAGCCTGGCCGGAGCGCCTGGCCCATCGAGTTCGAGGAAGGCATCGCGATGGATGGCGAGCCGGAGGAGCACATCCAGGAGGTCGCTCGCGTGCTCTCCCGCTACGCCGACCTCATCGGCGTGCGCGCGTTCCCCAAGTTCCAGCGCTGGGAGGACGATCGCCAGGACAAGGTGCTCCAGGGCTTCGCCCGTTACGCCACCGTGCCGGTCGTCAACCTGGAGACCATCACGCACCCCTGCCAGGAGCTCGCGCTCGCGCTCACCATGAAGGAGCGCCTCGGCCGCCTCGACGGCAAGAAGTTCGTCCTCACCTGGACGTATCACCCGCGCCCGCTCAACACCGCGGTCGCCAACTCGGCCGTTCTCATCGCGTCCAAGCTCGGCATGGACGTCACCCTCCTCTGCCCCAGCGAGGAGTACCACCTCGACGAGCGCTACCTCGACGCCGCCAGGAAGAGCGCCGAAGGCAACGGGCAGAAGCTCTCGATCACCTACGACATCAAGTCCGCCTACGAGGGCGCCCACGTCGTGTACGCGAAGAGCTGGGGCGCGATTCCCTACTTCGGGCGCTGGGAGCAGGAGAAGCCCATCCGCGACAGGCACAAGCACTTCATCGTCGATGAGCAGAAGATGGCGCTCACCGCGGGGGGGCTCTTCTCCCACTGCCTGCCGGTCCGGCGCAACGTCAAGGTCACCGACGCGGTGATCGACTCGCCAGCATCGATGGTCATCGACGAGGCAGAGAATCGGCTGCATGTCCAGAAGGCCGTGATGGACGTGCTGGCCAACGGGTGGTGA